The proteins below are encoded in one region of Syntrophotalea carbinolica DSM 2380:
- the cooS gene encoding anaerobic carbon-monoxide dehydrogenase catalytic subunit, which produces MTRCASADSCLSDYLESKTDINTAFDRFAEQKVKCGFGKLGVCCRLCSNGPCRITPDSPKGVCGATADSIVARNFLRMVAAGSACYLHVCEATAKRLKAIGDGVSPLPIRSQQALDELSALFGIEAETTAEKARLVAEKVLADLYKPRDEKMELVEFLAPQERIDTWNKLGIFPGGAKAEVFDALVKTSTNLNTDPVDQMLHVLNLGISTGLYGLALTNLMNDVIMGEPVIRTAATGFSVADPDYVNIAVSGHSHSVFAGLIALLETDAGQAIGREAGAKGIKLVGMTCVGQDMQLRAGSSGTDIFSGQAGNNFTQEALLSTGAIDMVISEFNCTLSGIEPIAEKQNVKLICLDDVAKLSSAELQPDILGKEMELAEKLARMAATQHKQRRAIDTGVILDIPQHGFGDVVTGISEKSLVDFLGGSVQPLIDLIVSGQIKGVVGVLGCSNLAEGGHDVMTVNLTRELIKRDILVLSAGCTTGGLANVGLCSPGARDLAGPGLKAVCEALGIPPVLNFGPCLSIGRIEMVAKALAQAMHITMPELPVVISAPQWLEEQALADGAFGLAMGLTLHLAQVPPVAGSPIITKLLTEDLPGITGGRLFIESDPVKTAEQMAAIIAGKLGALGVAA; this is translated from the coding sequence ATGACCCGCTGTGCCTCGGCAGATTCCTGCCTGTCTGATTACCTGGAAAGCAAAACCGACATCAACACCGCTTTTGACCGTTTTGCCGAACAAAAAGTGAAATGCGGTTTCGGCAAACTCGGCGTCTGTTGCCGACTCTGTTCCAACGGACCCTGCCGGATCACTCCCGACTCCCCCAAAGGTGTCTGCGGTGCGACCGCCGACAGCATCGTAGCCCGCAACTTTCTGCGCATGGTCGCCGCCGGCTCCGCCTGTTACCTGCATGTCTGCGAAGCGACCGCCAAACGTCTCAAGGCTATCGGCGACGGTGTCTCCCCCCTGCCGATCCGCTCCCAGCAGGCCCTGGACGAACTGTCCGCCCTGTTCGGCATCGAAGCGGAAACCACCGCAGAAAAAGCCCGCCTGGTGGCCGAAAAAGTTCTGGCCGACCTGTACAAACCCCGCGATGAAAAAATGGAACTGGTTGAATTCCTGGCCCCCCAGGAACGCATCGACACCTGGAACAAACTCGGCATCTTCCCCGGCGGCGCTAAGGCGGAAGTGTTCGATGCTCTGGTTAAAACCAGCACCAATCTCAATACCGATCCCGTCGACCAGATGCTCCATGTTCTTAACCTCGGCATCAGCACCGGCCTGTACGGTCTGGCTCTGACCAATCTGATGAACGATGTCATCATGGGCGAACCGGTCATTCGCACCGCCGCCACCGGCTTCTCCGTCGCCGACCCCGACTACGTCAACATCGCCGTCAGCGGTCACAGCCACTCGGTTTTTGCCGGACTCATTGCCTTATTGGAAACAGACGCCGGCCAGGCCATCGGTCGCGAGGCCGGGGCCAAGGGCATCAAGCTGGTCGGCATGACCTGCGTCGGTCAGGACATGCAGTTGCGCGCCGGCTCCAGCGGCACCGATATATTCAGCGGCCAGGCCGGTAACAACTTTACCCAGGAAGCGCTGCTTTCCACCGGTGCCATCGACATGGTGATCAGCGAATTCAACTGTACCCTGTCCGGCATCGAGCCCATCGCCGAAAAACAGAACGTCAAACTGATCTGCCTTGACGATGTGGCCAAATTGTCATCTGCTGAACTGCAGCCGGATATACTTGGCAAAGAGATGGAACTGGCGGAAAAACTGGCCCGCATGGCCGCAACCCAGCATAAACAACGCCGCGCCATCGATACCGGCGTGATCCTCGACATTCCGCAGCACGGTTTCGGCGACGTGGTTACCGGGATCAGCGAAAAGTCGCTGGTCGACTTCCTCGGCGGGTCGGTGCAACCGTTGATCGACCTGATCGTCAGCGGCCAGATCAAAGGCGTGGTCGGCGTGCTCGGCTGCTCCAACCTGGCCGAAGGCGGTCACGATGTGATGACTGTCAACCTCACCCGGGAACTGATCAAGCGCGACATCCTGGTTCTGTCGGCCGGCTGCACCACCGGCGGGCTGGCCAATGTCGGCCTGTGCTCCCCCGGCGCCAGGGATCTTGCCGGCCCCGGCCTCAAGGCTGTATGCGAAGCCCTCGGTATCCCGCCGGTACTCAACTTCGGCCCCTGCCTGAGCATCGGCCGCATCGAAATGGTGGCCAAGGCTCTGGCGCAAGCCATGCACATCACCATGCCGGAATTGCCGGTGGTGATCAGCGCTCCCCAGTGGCTGGAAGAACAGGCCCTGGCCGACGGCGCCTTCGGACTGGCCATGGGATTGACCCTGCACCTGGCCCAGGTACCTCCGGTAGCCGGTTCCCCCATCATCACCAAACTCCTCACCGAAGACCTTCCGGGCATCACCGGCGGGCGGCTCTTCATCGAATCGGATCCGGTCAAAACCGCTGAACAGATGGCTGCGATTATTGCCGGTAAACTCGGAGCGCTGGGGGTCGCCGCATGA
- a CDS encoding LbtU family siderophore porin: MVKILKFGAIMLGLGLILPALASAAETPDDTSLAARVDKLEQSFRGLHNWLDRISLSGLIEVEAGYIDIDSDDPEADGDESDLTLATVELGIDVDLIKHVSGHVLLLWEEDDTEPLDVDEATIRLDGEDVIPLYLEAGKLYVPFGNFESHFISDPLTLELGETRESAAIVGYANDLFDVSFGVFNGDIDEDGKDDHIDSFVASAVYTMPDDVVTDLELTTGISWISNLADSDVLTDEIDGDNIRDKVSGISLFVIANWQERLTFIAEYLGALDSFDAGELAFDGGKALEPKTWNLELGYAISEKLTVAAKYEGGDDLGDLLPENQYGLVAGYALFEGTSLSLEYLHGEFANDDEQDILTAQLAFEF; this comes from the coding sequence ATGGTAAAGATCCTTAAATTTGGAGCCATCATGCTGGGACTGGGGCTTATCTTGCCCGCCCTGGCCAGCGCAGCCGAAACACCGGACGACACCAGCCTGGCCGCCAGGGTCGACAAACTGGAACAATCCTTCCGAGGGCTGCATAACTGGCTGGACCGCATCAGCCTCAGCGGCCTGATCGAAGTGGAAGCCGGATATATCGATATCGATTCGGACGATCCCGAAGCAGACGGCGACGAAAGCGACCTGACCCTCGCTACCGTCGAACTCGGCATCGACGTCGACTTGATCAAACACGTTTCCGGCCATGTGCTGCTTTTATGGGAAGAAGACGATACCGAACCGCTCGATGTGGACGAAGCCACGATCCGTCTCGACGGCGAGGACGTTATCCCCCTGTACCTTGAAGCCGGTAAACTTTACGTCCCCTTCGGCAACTTCGAAAGCCACTTCATCAGCGACCCGCTCACCCTGGAATTGGGTGAAACCCGCGAATCGGCAGCCATCGTCGGTTATGCCAACGACCTGTTCGACGTGTCCTTCGGGGTTTTCAACGGCGACATCGACGAGGATGGCAAAGACGATCACATCGACAGCTTTGTCGCCAGTGCGGTCTACACCATGCCTGATGATGTCGTAACCGATCTGGAGTTGACCACCGGCATTTCCTGGATCTCCAATCTCGCCGACAGCGACGTACTGACGGACGAGATCGACGGCGACAATATCCGCGACAAGGTTAGCGGCATCAGTCTGTTCGTCATCGCCAACTGGCAGGAGCGCCTGACCTTTATCGCCGAATATCTCGGCGCTCTGGACTCCTTCGATGCCGGTGAGCTGGCCTTCGACGGCGGCAAGGCTCTCGAACCTAAAACCTGGAACCTCGAGCTCGGCTACGCGATCTCCGAAAAACTCACCGTCGCGGCAAAATACGAGGGCGGCGACGATCTGGGCGACCTTCTGCCCGAAAATCAGTACGGTTTGGTGGCCGGCTACGCGTTGTTTGAAGGTACCAGCCTGTCCCTCGAATATCTGCACGGCGAATTTGCCAATGACGATGAGCAGGACATACTGACCGCACAGCTGGCTTTCGAATTCTAA
- the feoB gene encoding ferrous iron transport protein B, with protein MSTGTTIALAGNPNSGKTTLFNALTGARQHVGNYPGVTVERKEGSFIGEGQTFRLIDLPGMYSLTAYSLEELVARDFLVQEKPAAIVNIIDASNLERNLYLTVQFMELGLPVCIALNMVDAAQNRGIEIDAPKLSELMGIPVIPTIARSGQGKAELMQATGEMIDTVELSPPLIISYGEDIDQALAEMECEIADALPEASYPSRWLALKFLENDDQILEYCQRENADLCARLKSIRERVSQHISTTLATCPEAVIADHRYGYIKAIIKQGIITHHHDRNRLFLSDHIDRVLTNRFAGPLIMIAVIMALYQFTFTYSETPVAWLESLFGWLGGMVDANMPDGLLKSLIISGVIDGAGGVLGFAPIIMFMFFGIALLEDSGYLARVAFMLDRVFRSFGLHGASVMPFIVSGGIAGGCAVPGVMATRTLKSPRERLATLLTAPFMNCGAKLPVFALLVGAFFAKYQAQVMLIITMIAWAGALLAAKLLRSTVIKGESTPFVMELPPYRMPTFRGLLIHTWERTWQYVKKAGTIILGISILLWAMMTFPGLPEAQQQSFDLQRAGVTALAPADLEEQLNVIDAKQAETALRYSIAGKIGTSMENVTKFAGFNWRTNIALVGGFAAKEVVVSTLGTAYSLGEVDPEDTNSLGATLAKSPEWNPVVAFSLIVFTIFYAPCFVTVVCIAREAGSWKWGVFSIVFNTSIAFSLAVLSYQIGSAGIFGI; from the coding sequence ATGAGCACAGGCACCACGATCGCCCTGGCGGGGAACCCGAATTCCGGTAAAACCACCCTTTTCAATGCCCTGACCGGCGCCCGCCAACATGTTGGGAATTACCCCGGGGTTACCGTTGAAAGAAAAGAGGGCTCTTTTATCGGCGAGGGTCAGACTTTCCGACTTATCGACCTCCCGGGAATGTATTCCCTGACCGCTTATTCGCTGGAGGAGTTGGTTGCCCGCGATTTTTTGGTTCAGGAAAAACCTGCCGCCATCGTCAACATTATCGATGCCTCCAACCTGGAGCGTAATCTCTATCTGACCGTGCAGTTCATGGAGCTGGGGTTACCTGTCTGTATCGCCCTTAACATGGTCGATGCGGCCCAAAACCGCGGTATCGAAATCGATGCTCCAAAGCTTTCCGAATTGATGGGCATACCGGTCATACCGACCATAGCCCGCAGCGGCCAGGGCAAGGCAGAACTCATGCAGGCCACCGGAGAGATGATAGACACAGTGGAATTATCCCCGCCCCTTATCATTTCCTACGGTGAGGATATCGATCAGGCTCTGGCGGAAATGGAATGCGAAATCGCCGACGCCCTGCCCGAGGCAAGTTACCCGTCCCGCTGGCTGGCCCTGAAATTTCTTGAAAACGACGACCAGATCCTCGAATACTGTCAAAGAGAAAATGCCGATCTTTGCGCCCGTCTGAAAAGCATCCGGGAGCGGGTTTCCCAGCATATTTCCACCACCCTGGCCACCTGTCCCGAAGCGGTCATCGCCGATCACCGCTACGGCTATATCAAGGCCATCATCAAACAGGGCATCATCACCCATCACCATGACCGGAACCGGCTATTCCTGTCCGACCATATCGACCGGGTGCTCACCAACCGTTTTGCCGGCCCGCTGATCATGATCGCCGTCATCATGGCCCTTTATCAGTTCACCTTTACCTACAGCGAAACCCCCGTTGCCTGGCTGGAGAGCCTTTTCGGCTGGCTGGGAGGCATGGTCGATGCGAATATGCCCGACGGCCTGCTGAAATCGCTGATTATATCCGGTGTTATCGACGGGGCAGGCGGCGTGCTCGGTTTTGCGCCGATCATCATGTTCATGTTTTTCGGTATTGCCCTGCTGGAAGATTCCGGATATCTGGCGCGGGTGGCGTTTATGCTCGACCGGGTATTCCGCAGTTTCGGACTGCACGGAGCCTCGGTCATGCCCTTTATCGTTTCCGGAGGTATCGCCGGCGGCTGCGCAGTTCCCGGCGTTATGGCCACCCGCACTCTCAAGTCTCCAAGGGAACGTCTGGCAACCTTGCTCACCGCTCCCTTCATGAACTGCGGCGCCAAGTTGCCGGTTTTCGCCTTGCTGGTAGGGGCCTTCTTTGCCAAATACCAGGCCCAGGTCATGCTCATCATCACCATGATCGCCTGGGCTGGCGCCCTGCTGGCCGCCAAGCTGTTGCGCTCTACGGTCATCAAAGGGGAATCGACACCTTTTGTCATGGAATTGCCGCCCTATCGAATGCCGACCTTCCGAGGTCTGTTGATCCATACCTGGGAAAGAACCTGGCAATATGTTAAAAAAGCCGGCACCATCATTTTAGGCATATCCATCCTGCTATGGGCCATGATGACCTTTCCCGGCCTGCCGGAGGCGCAACAACAATCTTTCGATCTGCAGCGTGCCGGCGTAACGGCACTCGCACCGGCGGATCTTGAGGAGCAACTGAACGTTATCGATGCAAAACAGGCGGAAACCGCTCTCAGATACTCCATCGCCGGCAAAATTGGTACAAGCATGGAAAACGTCACCAAATTTGCGGGCTTCAACTGGCGCACCAATATCGCCCTGGTCGGCGGCTTCGCCGCCAAGGAAGTGGTGGTATCGACCCTCGGCACCGCCTATTCTTTAGGAGAGGTCGATCCGGAAGACACCAATTCTCTCGGCGCCACCCTGGCCAAATCTCCGGAATGGAACCCGGTGGTCGCGTTCAGCCTGATCGTCTTCACGATCTTCTATGCACCCTGCTTTGTCACAGTGGTCTGCATCGCCCGAGAAGCCGGGTCATGGAAATGGGGCGTGTTTTCCATCGTTTTCAATACCAGCATCGCTTTCAGCCTGGCCGTTCTGAGCTACCAGATCGGTTCAGCGGGAATATTCGGAATCTAA
- the ribB gene encoding 3,4-dihydroxy-2-butanone-4-phosphate synthase, whose protein sequence is MSQSLLDRFGTPLERVHLAIDRLRQGRGVLLVDDENRENEGDLIFPAETITPAQMAMMIRECSGIVCLCLTEDKLKQLELPQMVSDNTSANQTAFTLSIEARQGVTTGVSAADRVTTIRTAVADDCRPDDLARPGHVFPLRARPGGVLTRRGHTEGTVDLMRMAGYKPAGVLCELTNEDGTMARLPEIITFAERHYLSVVSIEDLALALESHMEKSA, encoded by the coding sequence ATGTCCCAATCTCTGCTCGACCGCTTCGGAACCCCTCTTGAACGTGTTCACCTCGCCATCGATCGCCTGCGTCAGGGACGCGGAGTGCTCTTGGTCGACGATGAAAACCGTGAAAACGAAGGCGATCTGATCTTCCCCGCCGAAACCATCACCCCCGCCCAGATGGCCATGATGATCCGGGAATGCAGCGGTATCGTCTGTTTGTGCCTGACCGAAGACAAACTCAAACAACTTGAGTTGCCCCAAATGGTAAGCGACAATACCAGCGCCAATCAGACAGCCTTCACCCTCTCCATCGAAGCTCGGCAGGGCGTCACCACCGGGGTTTCGGCAGCCGACCGCGTCACCACCATCCGCACCGCCGTAGCCGACGATTGCCGGCCCGACGATCTGGCCCGTCCGGGCCATGTTTTCCCCCTGCGAGCCCGTCCCGGCGGCGTGCTGACACGACGCGGACACACCGAAGGTACCGTCGACCTGATGCGAATGGCCGGATACAAACCGGCAGGAGTCCTGTGCGAACTGACCAACGAAGATGGTACCATGGCCCGCCTGCCCGAAATCATCACCTTCGCCGAGCGCCATTACCTCAGCGTGGTCAGCATTGAAGACCTGGCCCTGGCCCTTGAATCCCACATGGAAAAATCGGCATGA
- a CDS encoding glycosyltransferase, producing MFSIIMPVWNRAEEVAAAVDSVLAQTFRDFELVIVDDGSTDDLAAVVEAYEDERIRFYRRPHEGVCKARNFALSKACYPYIAYLDSDNRWSPDFLAIMRKALQDSPEAHPTAYCQASLFRRNKNSGDLQLRCLIGQPFGFKQLLRQNYIDLNAFVHARALLDSTGGFDETLRRLNDWDLIIRLVALVRPVYVPQPLVEYYDCVAGNTITAREKLAPAMRYIRKKYKGQSGPFVYVHDTVPHLWGDLSDDKHRNFWIHLNRKKFLLPGDRRALAYPFMLQIEPTNACNLGCPLCPVGRNELGRSTEHMSLATFQGIVDDMADHLQFLLLWDWGEPFMHPQLPEMVAYAAARDIRTMTSTNAHFLEDEDYLRRLLGAGLSTLIVAVERGGRRPK from the coding sequence ATGTTCAGTATTATCATGCCCGTCTGGAACCGGGCGGAAGAGGTTGCCGCAGCCGTCGACAGCGTACTTGCCCAAACCTTCCGGGATTTTGAACTGGTTATTGTGGACGATGGTTCGACAGACGATCTCGCCGCTGTCGTAGAGGCGTACGAGGACGAACGAATCCGGTTTTACCGGCGTCCCCATGAGGGGGTGTGCAAGGCCCGCAATTTCGCCCTGAGCAAGGCCTGCTATCCCTATATCGCGTACCTGGATTCGGATAACCGCTGGTCTCCGGATTTCCTCGCGATCATGCGAAAAGCGCTGCAAGACAGCCCGGAGGCCCATCCCACGGCTTATTGTCAGGCCAGCTTATTTCGCCGGAACAAGAACTCGGGCGATCTGCAGCTGCGTTGTCTGATCGGACAGCCTTTCGGTTTCAAGCAGCTGTTGCGGCAGAACTATATCGATCTCAATGCCTTTGTGCATGCCCGCGCGCTCCTCGACAGTACCGGTGGTTTTGACGAAACCTTGCGGCGGCTCAACGACTGGGATCTGATTATACGCCTTGTCGCCCTGGTACGCCCGGTATATGTGCCGCAACCCCTGGTCGAGTATTACGATTGCGTCGCGGGCAACACCATAACCGCCCGGGAAAAGCTGGCTCCGGCCATGCGCTACATCCGCAAAAAGTACAAGGGGCAGAGCGGCCCGTTCGTTTACGTTCACGATACGGTGCCGCATTTGTGGGGTGATCTGTCCGATGACAAACACCGCAATTTCTGGATACATCTCAACCGCAAGAAATTCCTCCTCCCAGGCGATCGGAGGGCCCTGGCCTATCCTTTTATGCTGCAGATCGAGCCGACCAATGCCTGTAATCTGGGCTGCCCTTTATGCCCCGTCGGTCGCAACGAACTGGGACGTTCGACCGAGCATATGTCGCTGGCAACCTTTCAGGGGATCGTCGATGATATGGCCGATCATCTGCAGTTTCTTTTGCTGTGGGACTGGGGCGAACCGTTCATGCACCCGCAACTGCCTGAGATGGTGGCCTATGCGGCGGCTCGTGACATTCGCACCATGACCAGCACCAACGCCCATTTTCTTGAAGACGAGGATTACCTGCGGCGTCTGTTGGGCGCGGGGCTTTCGACCCTGATAGTGGCCGTCGAGCGGGGAGGTCGACGGCCCAAATGA
- a CDS encoding DUF3793 family protein, whose protein sequence is MQPASPSVAPPSSRRGPARRPLRNRTEKPFRRNWLDLAPHFSEDRDCLAAFLALETAEVLAGQKPANLIRINNRMKPCGRNLYQLWQTFGPSLLKGTNLKVICMRNAKDGKLLLFYTPRLLKRSLHARKTAAFLQSLGYPGPSNLQKPLDELRRRFQHDTFSMPHEIGLFLGYPLKDVAGFMHRDKQPCTGRRLWCFYGDPTPSLKLYERFTLCRNRMAEHLQYSSNPLKLLQVSRSVPLRGSQPEDDKRKETRHVHTHRRGRPYRGFCSASRRNGVHPDHPLVGPQSKDSQEDHTLSC, encoded by the coding sequence ATGCAACCAGCCTCACCAAGCGTCGCACCACCCTCCTCCCGCCGGGGACCGGCACGGCGCCCCCTTCGAAATCGTACGGAAAAACCCTTCCGGCGTAACTGGCTCGACCTGGCGCCGCATTTTTCGGAAGACCGGGATTGCCTTGCGGCCTTTCTGGCACTGGAAACGGCGGAAGTGCTGGCTGGACAAAAACCGGCCAACCTGATCCGAATCAACAACCGGATGAAACCTTGCGGTCGCAATCTGTATCAACTCTGGCAGACTTTCGGTCCCTCCCTTCTGAAAGGCACCAACCTGAAAGTCATCTGCATGCGAAACGCCAAAGACGGAAAGCTGCTGCTGTTTTATACTCCCCGTCTGCTCAAAAGATCTCTTCACGCCCGTAAGACAGCCGCGTTTCTGCAGAGCCTGGGTTATCCCGGCCCCTCCAACCTGCAAAAACCCCTGGATGAGCTTCGCCGGCGGTTTCAACACGACACATTCAGCATGCCCCATGAAATCGGGCTTTTTCTCGGCTATCCCCTGAAAGATGTCGCCGGTTTCATGCACCGGGACAAGCAACCCTGCACCGGCCGCCGGCTATGGTGTTTCTACGGAGATCCGACTCCAAGCCTAAAACTTTACGAACGTTTTACGCTGTGTCGCAATCGCATGGCCGAACATCTGCAATATTCGTCCAATCCGTTAAAACTGCTGCAGGTTTCGCGAAGCGTTCCCCTTAGAGGATCCCAACCCGAAGACGACAAGAGAAAGGAAACCCGCCATGTCCATACTCATCGTCGGGGCCGACCGTATCGAGGCTTTTGTTCCGCGTCTCGCCGAAATGGGGTTCACCCAGATCACCCATTGGTCGGCCCGCAATCGAAAGACAGCCAGGAAGACCATACCCTCTCATGTTGA
- a CDS encoding FeoA family protein, translating to MLKLSMRKMKVNQRGIIDAVRAGGELGKRIRDMGLVPGTDIKIQGRAPLYDPVAIRVMGFTLTLRNNEADYIDVTVED from the coding sequence ATGCTCAAACTCAGCATGCGGAAAATGAAGGTCAACCAAAGGGGTATCATCGACGCTGTGCGAGCAGGGGGTGAACTGGGAAAAAGAATCCGCGACATGGGACTGGTGCCCGGCACCGATATAAAGATTCAAGGCCGAGCACCGCTCTACGATCCGGTCGCTATCAGGGTCATGGGCTTCACCCTCACCCTGCGCAACAATGAAGCCGACTACATTGACGTGACAGTGGAGGACTGA
- a CDS encoding 4Fe-4S dicluster domain-containing protein, protein MKQKIIDSSKCTGCKNCELACIVVHSPNEDLKQAYKDGSIAAIRARCKIEETTDGSLFPEHCRHCQEPQCAQACMSGALSRNEAGYVVCDTDTCVGCFMCVMSCPSGFARPFIGDKRVMIKCDGCTERDCAACVENCPTGCLTLGDCDGQEDTVVYIDPPKAREAS, encoded by the coding sequence ATGAAACAAAAAATCATCGACAGCAGTAAATGTACCGGCTGCAAAAACTGCGAACTGGCCTGCATCGTGGTTCACAGCCCTAACGAAGATCTGAAACAGGCTTACAAGGATGGCAGCATTGCTGCCATCCGCGCCCGCTGCAAAATCGAAGAGACAACTGATGGCAGTCTGTTCCCGGAACACTGTCGTCATTGCCAGGAACCCCAATGCGCCCAGGCTTGTATGAGCGGTGCGTTGAGCAGAAACGAAGCGGGTTATGTGGTCTGTGACACGGATACCTGCGTCGGCTGTTTCATGTGTGTCATGAGTTGCCCTTCCGGCTTTGCCCGTCCTTTTATCGGCGACAAACGGGTGATGATCAAGTGTGACGGCTGTACCGAGCGGGACTGCGCCGCGTGCGTCGAAAACTGTCCCACCGGCTGCCTGACCCTCGGCGACTGCGACGGACAGGAAGATACGGTCGTTTATATCGATCCCCCAAAAGCGCGGGAGGCCAGCTGA
- a CDS encoding DUF2325 domain-containing protein, whose protein sequence is MGFTQITHWSARNRKTARKTIPSHVEIVLFFTDFLHHSAARKLKSEAKRLGLPAVYSRRCWSELADQLKYQPR, encoded by the coding sequence ATGGGGTTCACCCAGATCACCCATTGGTCGGCCCGCAATCGAAAGACAGCCAGGAAGACCATACCCTCTCATGTTGAGATCGTATTGTTCTTCACCGATTTCCTGCATCATTCGGCCGCCCGAAAACTCAAGTCCGAAGCCAAAAGGCTTGGGTTGCCTGCAGTGTACAGTCGTCGTTGCTGGAGCGAACTTGCCGACCAGTTGAAATACCAACCGCGGTAA
- a CDS encoding NAD(P)/FAD-dependent oxidoreductase encodes MKHLIIGNSAAGTAAAEAIRENDPTAEIVMLSKDATFFSRCQLHLVASGKRPSAKTRFVPQNWAEHYGIEVRFGQHATAVNALQKKVLCSHGENIDYDRLLLATGASSLTPPIEGIEGPGVFGLRNLEDAEGIYKQIMGRRHVAIIGAGLVGCELAEALVEAGHTSVTIIEIAPHPLPLQLEERTGERMLRLMVDHGIDMICRDSVTAILRDSQGEPTAVRLKTGREIPADLVVCAAGVRPNIDLFAPLGAIGHRGIVIDSGGRTSVPDIFAAGDVTESCDSTVGRVMPSAIWPAARRQGRVAGINMSGGDESLTEHTGLKTSAVLCGTPLVSLGPVFDPHPSWQKQIYEHTDSRGRLCTKVCYSDQNGSLAAAVLWGDISLSGLYAEAIIHKHPLGDLAPSAIPDYRLQAVV; translated from the coding sequence ATGAAACATCTGATTATAGGGAACAGTGCCGCGGGCACCGCGGCGGCGGAAGCGATTCGTGAAAACGACCCGACCGCGGAAATCGTCATGCTGAGTAAAGATGCGACATTCTTCTCCCGCTGCCAATTGCATCTGGTCGCCTCCGGCAAGCGACCCAGCGCAAAAACGCGCTTCGTACCGCAGAACTGGGCTGAGCATTACGGGATCGAAGTTCGCTTCGGACAACATGCGACGGCTGTGAACGCACTGCAAAAAAAGGTTCTGTGCAGTCATGGCGAAAACATCGACTACGATCGCCTGTTGCTGGCCACCGGTGCCAGCAGTCTGACACCTCCCATCGAGGGCATCGAAGGACCCGGCGTTTTCGGGTTGCGCAATCTGGAAGATGCCGAAGGGATTTACAAACAGATCATGGGACGCCGACACGTGGCGATCATCGGTGCCGGTCTGGTCGGCTGCGAACTGGCCGAAGCGTTGGTGGAAGCCGGCCATACATCCGTAACAATCATCGAAATAGCCCCCCATCCCCTGCCCCTGCAGCTCGAAGAACGTACCGGCGAGCGTATGCTCCGCCTCATGGTTGACCACGGCATCGACATGATCTGCCGGGATTCGGTAACCGCCATCCTGCGCGACAGCCAGGGCGAACCGACCGCGGTGCGGCTGAAAACGGGCCGTGAAATTCCCGCCGACCTGGTGGTGTGCGCCGCGGGCGTGCGTCCTAACATCGACCTGTTCGCCCCCCTGGGCGCCATCGGGCACCGCGGCATCGTCATCGATAGCGGTGGCCGCACCAGCGTGCCGGATATTTTCGCCGCCGGCGACGTCACCGAAAGTTGCGACTCTACCGTGGGTCGCGTTATGCCAAGCGCCATCTGGCCCGCCGCGCGACGGCAAGGCCGTGTCGCCGGCATCAACATGAGCGGCGGGGACGAAAGCCTCACGGAACATACCGGCCTGAAAACCTCGGCGGTGCTGTGCGGAACGCCGCTGGTCTCGCTGGGCCCGGTCTTCGATCCGCATCCAAGCTGGCAAAAGCAGATTTACGAGCATACCGACAGTCGCGGCCGTCTGTGCACCAAAGTCTGCTATTCCGATCAGAACGGCAGCCTTGCCGCCGCCGTCTTGTGGGGCGACATCAGCCTCTCCGGCCTCTATGCCGAGGCCATTATCCATAAACATCCCCTTGGCGACCTGGCTCCCAGCGCCATCCCCGATTATCGTCTGCAAGCTGTCGTCTAG
- a CDS encoding RrF2 family transcriptional regulator → MITREADYCIRTILHLSRPEQRKHPVPVDELSRQMTIPAPFLRKILAKLINADLVHSHRGRNGGLTIKGEPEQISLLEILQVADGKGLLLNQCLESEGVCTHQGTCTVHDAMKKLQNVMENHLKAITFDQLI, encoded by the coding sequence ATGATCACCAGGGAAGCCGATTATTGCATTCGCACCATCTTGCACCTCTCCAGACCGGAACAACGAAAACATCCCGTTCCGGTGGATGAGCTATCCCGCCAGATGACTATCCCCGCCCCCTTCTTACGCAAAATCCTCGCAAAGCTCATCAACGCGGATCTGGTCCATAGCCATCGTGGACGTAACGGAGGACTGACCATCAAGGGGGAGCCAGAGCAGATCAGTTTGCTGGAGATCCTGCAGGTAGCGGACGGCAAAGGACTGCTGTTGAACCAGTGTCTGGAAAGCGAAGGCGTCTGCACCCATCAGGGAACCTGCACGGTGCACGACGCCATGAAAAAGCTGCAAAACGTGATGGAAAACCATCTGAAAGCCATCACTTTCGATCAACTTATCTGA